In Leptospira sp. WS58.C1, a single genomic region encodes these proteins:
- a CDS encoding GNAT family N-acetyltransferase: MDPKIKIRLQDPETNSAILMMDALWKEIQSRYGFQAPNPMKGEYFKGPRYGFWIAELDNRPIGSIAITPWNDSIAELDVMYVDPEFRGTGLASKLINESELFAKQNGFKSIRLRAGAPQPEALRFYEKHGYTRIDSFGKWASDETAWCYEKSI, from the coding sequence ATGGATCCTAAAATAAAGATCAGACTACAAGACCCTGAAACAAACTCCGCTATCTTAATGATGGATGCACTATGGAAAGAAATACAGTCCAGATACGGTTTTCAAGCGCCGAACCCGATGAAGGGTGAATATTTTAAAGGTCCTAGATATGGATTTTGGATCGCCGAACTGGACAATCGGCCGATCGGAAGTATTGCGATCACACCTTGGAATGATTCGATTGCGGAATTGGATGTGATGTACGTGGATCCCGAATTTAGGGGAACAGGACTCGCTTCCAAACTGATCAACGAATCGGAGTTATTTGCAAAACAAAACGGATTTAAATCCATTCGATTGAGAGCGGGCGCGCCTCAGCCGGAAGCATTACGTTTTTATGAAAAACACGGATATACTCGTATCGATTCTTTCGGAAAATGGGCTTCCGACGAAACCGCTTGGTGTTACGAAAAATCGATATAG
- a CDS encoding PP2C family protein-serine/threonine phosphatase — protein MKRFLLLLSTFCFCFSLEAAPIRDGVLQISSQDLTEHSELIPLNGNWQFIYGEFVPPEKSSQTNWDFLSIPNSWQDTKKGERILPREGAASFRLSIIFPEEDLKKEIGLFMPDFASAYRLYYNGKLIYSSGTPSLEHSSEIPRIKSVYLPLRIEKENTEILIQGSNWINNFGGFWQVPKLGTLGAIYREKLITQSRESFLFGGLLLIGLYHTGLFLFRRKERSAFYFALFTFLLTLRVALIGNRLVLEIFPDFPWESVFRLEFFSFYTAVPIFLMFHRSLFPEDTFSWVPAAAWVLAIAYNVTLLFPIGFFTSIVGPFQIVTGIGLLYVLFTVCLGVWRKREDSLLFLMGFFAFGITVGIDLLWDKLNLRGINLSPYGLLVFTLSQSLVLSRKIARAFRKSEILSENLRITNSALNILKDNLEVLVREKTSELNHSLERIRKDLLVAQRIQKKLFPENVESYKELKYAVKYLPRDEVGGDFYDIFEVSPGVYRIFLADATGHGVQAALVTMAIKAEYEGIKFGAKDPGFCLDLLDDKFQRKFSSLGTIFSSIIVDIYARENRLVYASAGHPDQILVHSSNLTNLRRTGAIIGLKNNKSYENQEMDFFNGDRMFLFSDGVFEQFNSKKEAWGESRLRNRISELSKEPIENIPDMVMKDLDLWLEYSQPQDDISLIAIERV, from the coding sequence GTGAAGCGGTTTCTTTTACTTCTTTCCACTTTTTGCTTTTGTTTCTCTTTAGAAGCTGCGCCGATCCGGGACGGAGTATTACAAATTTCCTCTCAGGATCTTACGGAACATTCCGAGCTCATTCCGTTAAACGGAAACTGGCAATTCATTTACGGCGAGTTTGTTCCTCCGGAAAAAAGTTCCCAAACAAATTGGGACTTTTTATCCATTCCAAATTCTTGGCAGGACACTAAAAAAGGAGAACGAATACTTCCGAGAGAAGGCGCGGCCAGTTTTCGTTTATCCATTATTTTCCCGGAAGAAGATCTGAAAAAAGAGATCGGCCTATTTATGCCGGACTTCGCATCCGCTTACAGATTATACTATAACGGAAAGCTAATATATTCGTCGGGCACTCCGAGTCTGGAACATTCTTCCGAAATCCCTAGGATCAAATCCGTATATTTACCTTTAAGGATAGAGAAGGAGAATACGGAAATTTTAATCCAAGGTTCCAACTGGATCAATAATTTCGGAGGTTTCTGGCAGGTTCCAAAATTGGGAACCTTAGGGGCGATTTATAGGGAAAAACTGATTACGCAATCCAGAGAATCCTTTTTGTTCGGAGGACTTCTTCTTATCGGACTTTACCATACCGGTCTTTTTCTTTTTAGAAGGAAAGAAAGATCGGCTTTCTATTTTGCATTATTTACGTTTTTATTAACTTTACGAGTAGCGTTGATCGGAAACAGACTAGTACTGGAAATTTTTCCCGACTTTCCTTGGGAGTCCGTTTTTAGATTGGAGTTCTTCTCCTTCTATACTGCGGTTCCGATCTTCTTGATGTTCCATCGCTCCTTATTCCCGGAGGATACGTTCTCATGGGTGCCCGCAGCCGCTTGGGTATTAGCGATCGCTTACAATGTCACCCTATTATTTCCGATCGGATTTTTTACAAGTATCGTAGGTCCTTTTCAGATCGTAACCGGCATAGGCCTGTTATATGTTCTTTTTACCGTTTGTTTGGGAGTTTGGAGAAAAAGAGAAGATTCACTCTTATTCCTCATGGGATTTTTTGCATTCGGGATCACGGTAGGAATAGATCTACTTTGGGACAAATTGAATCTTAGAGGGATCAATCTTTCTCCTTATGGACTTCTAGTTTTTACTCTTTCCCAATCATTGGTGCTTTCCAGAAAGATCGCAAGAGCATTCCGAAAATCCGAAATACTCAGCGAAAATCTAAGGATCACAAACAGTGCGTTAAATATCCTAAAGGATAATTTGGAAGTTCTAGTTCGGGAAAAAACGTCCGAATTGAATCATTCCCTGGAAAGAATCCGAAAAGATCTACTCGTAGCCCAAAGAATACAGAAAAAACTTTTCCCTGAAAATGTAGAGTCTTATAAAGAATTAAAATACGCGGTAAAGTATCTTCCAAGAGACGAAGTAGGAGGAGACTTTTATGATATTTTCGAGGTTTCTCCCGGAGTTTATCGGATCTTTCTTGCGGATGCGACAGGCCACGGAGTACAGGCAGCGTTAGTCACCATGGCTATCAAAGCCGAGTACGAAGGGATCAAGTTCGGAGCAAAAGATCCGGGATTCTGCTTGGATCTTTTGGACGACAAGTTCCAAAGAAAGTTCTCGTCTTTAGGGACCATATTCTCTTCCATCATCGTGGATATTTATGCAAGAGAAAATAGGCTTGTTTACGCATCCGCGGGACATCCCGATCAGATTTTGGTACATTCTTCTAATCTTACGAACTTGAGAAGGACAGGCGCTATTATAGGTCTTAAAAACAATAAAAGTTATGAAAACCAAGAGATGGATTTTTTTAACGGGGACAGGATGTTCCTTTTTTCGGATGGAGTATTTGAACAATTCAATTCCAAAAAAGAAGCCTGGGGGGAATCCAGGCTCAGGAATCGGATCTCGGAACTTTCAAAAGAACCGATCGAAAATATCCCGGACATGGTCATGAAGGATTTGGACCTATGGTTAGAATATTCTCAACCGCAGGATGATATCAGTCTGATAGCGATAGAAAGGGTCTAA
- a CDS encoding glycerophosphodiester phosphodiesterase, which translates to MKLFNIKQTFLIFSLVYLSCSGEQIRNKPLEGDLDLQGHRGARGLKPENTWPAFEEALSQGMTTLEFDTVLTKDQKIVIHHDSELNPAICIKKDGSEIVPRSIYELTLAELKELDCGTKKNPKFPEQISVPGTELLTIQEFFEKIQTWERTGKRRQIPKFNIETKFPNDAESQVSNEILEAHVNLLIKAIETAKVTDRTTIQSFYLPALSLVKKKNPKIKTSALFSLTYPQGAAMKFGLGNSRRELVLNQTKEVKADIISPYFLYVTDEFVFQAHSSGIKVIPWTVNDAEEMERLIKAGVDGIITDYPDRLNSVLKKH; encoded by the coding sequence ATGAAATTATTTAATATAAAACAAACATTCTTAATATTCTCTTTGGTCTATCTATCTTGCTCTGGAGAACAGATCCGTAACAAACCGTTAGAAGGTGATCTGGACCTACAAGGCCATAGGGGAGCAAGAGGTCTGAAACCGGAAAATACTTGGCCGGCATTCGAAGAGGCGCTTTCCCAAGGAATGACCACACTCGAATTCGATACCGTTCTGACCAAAGATCAAAAAATCGTAATACATCATGATTCCGAACTGAACCCTGCCATTTGTATTAAGAAAGACGGATCAGAGATAGTTCCCAGATCCATCTACGAATTGACTCTTGCGGAATTAAAAGAACTGGATTGTGGGACCAAAAAAAATCCTAAGTTCCCGGAGCAGATCTCCGTTCCAGGCACGGAACTTCTGACCATCCAAGAATTTTTTGAAAAAATACAAACCTGGGAAAGGACTGGAAAAAGAAGGCAAATCCCTAAATTTAATATAGAAACCAAATTTCCCAATGATGCTGAGTCTCAGGTCTCGAATGAAATATTAGAAGCGCATGTAAATCTGCTGATCAAAGCGATCGAAACAGCTAAAGTTACTGATCGCACCACGATCCAATCTTTTTATCTTCCTGCTCTCTCTTTGGTGAAAAAGAAAAATCCTAAGATCAAAACTTCCGCGTTATTCTCCCTCACCTATCCCCAAGGAGCCGCTATGAAATTCGGGCTCGGTAATTCCAGAAGGGAACTTGTTTTAAATCAAACCAAAGAGGTAAAAGCGGATATTATTTCTCCTTATTTCTTATACGTGACGGACGAATTCGTTTTCCAGGCTCATTCTTCGGGAATTAAAGTGATCCCTTGGACCGTTAACGATGCGGAAGAAATGGAAAGATTAATTAAAGCAGGTGTGGACGGAATTATTACGGATTATCCCGATAGATTGAACTCTGTTCTTAAAAAACATTAG
- a CDS encoding MIP/aquaporin family protein: MTSPFFGEFLGTFVLILLGDGVVAGVLLEKSKAKDSGWIVITAAWAFAVILGVFIAKAFGSVDAHLNPAVTLAFAVQSGEYSKIPIYIPAQLIGAFLGAVAVYLHYLPHWKETKDPGKILAVFSTDPAISNPPSNFISEFLGTFLLIIGIHSIFSAQIADVTTPIGVGYVGVLVWVIGLSMGGTTGYAINPARDLGPRLAHYILPIPNKGRSGWRYAWLPILAPLTGGIIAGIFLRIIL; this comes from the coding sequence ATGACATCCCCTTTTTTTGGAGAATTTTTAGGCACGTTCGTGCTCATACTTCTGGGAGATGGAGTAGTAGCCGGGGTTTTATTAGAAAAATCTAAAGCAAAGGATTCCGGATGGATCGTGATCACGGCTGCATGGGCATTCGCCGTAATTTTAGGGGTTTTTATAGCCAAAGCATTCGGGAGTGTTGATGCCCATTTGAATCCTGCAGTTACATTAGCTTTTGCGGTACAGTCGGGAGAATATTCAAAAATCCCAATATACATTCCTGCTCAACTTATCGGGGCATTCTTAGGAGCGGTAGCAGTATATCTACATTATCTTCCTCATTGGAAAGAAACTAAAGATCCGGGAAAAATTTTAGCCGTATTCTCCACGGATCCGGCCATATCCAATCCGCCTTCCAACTTTATCAGCGAATTTTTAGGAACATTCTTATTAATTATCGGAATTCATTCCATCTTCTCCGCTCAGATCGCGGATGTAACTACGCCGATCGGAGTGGGATATGTAGGCGTTTTGGTGTGGGTAATCGGACTTTCTATGGGAGGGACCACAGGATACGCGATCAATCCCGCGAGAGATCTAGGGCCTCGATTGGCGCATTATATTCTCCCTATCCCGAACAAGGGAAGATCCGGATGGAGGTATGCATGGCTTCCCATTCTTGCTCCTTTAACTGGGGGGATAATTGCAGGCATCTTCTTGAGAATTATATTATGA
- a CDS encoding SDR family NAD(P)-dependent oxidoreductase, whose amino-acid sequence MKALVTGASEGIGREFAKQLAAKGYMITAVARNEARLKQLMDELGKGHKFIVADLSDPKSTAKIQKELEENHYDLLINNAGFGVYGPFHKADLPRLQAMTRLNIDSLVSLSYSFLKNSKEGDSLMNISSTLGLVPMPSSGVYSATKAFVTSFSESLWYEQKKRGVYVMGLCPGVTVSNFFERAGGDPKDFPKAIAQSAQTLVEYALAALKKRSSPTVVSGLPNKVLVKVSKLIGRKATVRLMGKMR is encoded by the coding sequence ATGAAAGCTTTAGTCACAGGAGCAAGCGAAGGGATCGGAAGAGAATTCGCGAAACAACTTGCTGCAAAAGGTTATATGATCACCGCAGTTGCAAGGAATGAAGCAAGACTTAAACAGCTGATGGATGAACTTGGAAAAGGTCACAAATTTATCGTTGCCGACTTGTCCGACCCGAAATCGACCGCAAAGATCCAAAAGGAATTAGAAGAAAACCATTACGATTTATTAATAAATAACGCGGGATTCGGCGTGTACGGTCCTTTTCATAAGGCGGATTTGCCCAGATTACAGGCGATGACCCGTCTTAATATCGATTCACTTGTCTCTTTATCGTATTCTTTTTTAAAAAATTCTAAAGAAGGAGATTCTTTGATGAATATTTCTTCTACTCTGGGACTTGTTCCTATGCCTTCCTCGGGTGTGTATTCTGCGACAAAAGCATTCGTAACTTCTTTCAGCGAGTCCTTATGGTACGAACAGAAAAAAAGAGGTGTCTATGTTATGGGGCTTTGCCCTGGAGTGACTGTTTCCAACTTTTTCGAAAGAGCGGGAGGAGATCCGAAGGATTTTCCGAAAGCGATCGCTCAATCTGCGCAAACTTTGGTGGAATACGCTTTAGCAGCTTTGAAAAAGAGAAGTTCCCCCACTGTGGTTTCCGGACTTCCTAATAAGGTTTTAGTAAAAGTCTCTAAGCTGATCGGAAGAAAGGCCACAGTTAGACTGATGGGAAAAATGAGGTAA
- a CDS encoding MarR family winged helix-turn-helix transcriptional regulator, with protein sequence MESIMTDSKNLSTVSILFHQTIADRLGLHITDHKCVDFLFTLGPQTAGEISKTMGLSTGAVTSLIDRLEKKGLVERKNDPNDRRKVRIFLTQDMAAMQKIGSLFEGLAKSVWEQLSGYTAEELKIILDYTRKSIRIMEEEREKLLQNRPNI encoded by the coding sequence ATGGAATCCATTATGACCGATTCCAAAAACCTGAGCACTGTATCTATTTTGTTCCACCAGACGATCGCAGATCGGCTTGGGCTACATATCACGGACCACAAATGTGTGGACTTTTTATTTACACTGGGTCCCCAAACTGCGGGAGAGATCTCTAAAACAATGGGACTTAGCACCGGTGCCGTAACTTCTCTCATTGATCGGTTGGAAAAGAAGGGGCTTGTGGAACGTAAGAATGACCCGAACGACAGAAGAAAGGTGAGAATTTTTCTAACCCAGGACATGGCGGCTATGCAAAAAATCGGAAGCCTATTCGAAGGTTTAGCCAAATCCGTTTGGGAACAGCTCTCAGGCTATACGGCTGAAGAATTAAAGATCATCTTGGATTATACTCGCAAATCGATCCGGATCATGGAAGAAGAGAGAGAAAAACTCTTACAAAACCGACCGAATATATAA
- a CDS encoding FAD-dependent oxidoreductase, with protein sequence MKGERPNFIIVGSGISGPSLALFLKRAGYGVRLMESYSRPAEDIGGALQIAPNGMKVIRELGLTSEMLRIGTVSDELIFRNHAGRVLAMIPNGSVTQFGEPAIVVSRARFHLLLLEAAEKEGIPTEYGKKFSHAEFPLDGGVIAKFEDGSIAEGDFLIGADGNHSKVRSFLFPNFPKPEYTGILNAGGFVPANVIPEKYSKRGPIHFTFGPEGFFGFAACGNTEDTSWMWWSNIPRDKELSREEMNSLDDRSWKEKILEIHKGWHDPIERIIQASSIILKGNVHDLRSLPKWGNEKILLIGDAAHVMSPHTGQGASMALEDSHTLFLLLERSDSIQKAFRDFETIRRPRVERIIEESRRNGNRKKKLSPVGCWIRDRILTLALPSFAKKGQDWMYNYEGIK encoded by the coding sequence ATGAAAGGGGAGAGACCCAATTTTATAATCGTAGGATCCGGAATTTCAGGACCTTCTCTTGCATTATTTCTAAAAAGGGCAGGGTATGGAGTCCGCCTAATGGAATCCTATTCTCGTCCGGCGGAAGATATAGGAGGTGCTCTTCAAATTGCACCTAATGGAATGAAGGTGATCAGAGAATTAGGTCTGACTTCTGAAATGTTGAGGATAGGAACGGTTTCCGACGAATTGATTTTCCGAAATCATGCCGGAAGGGTACTTGCAATGATCCCTAACGGTTCCGTTACACAATTTGGAGAACCGGCGATCGTGGTTTCCCGCGCAAGATTCCATCTTCTTTTATTGGAAGCGGCGGAGAAGGAAGGAATTCCGACCGAGTATGGAAAAAAATTCTCACATGCTGAGTTTCCTTTAGATGGAGGAGTGATCGCAAAATTCGAGGATGGCAGTATTGCTGAGGGTGATTTTTTGATCGGAGCAGACGGGAATCATTCCAAGGTCCGCAGTTTTCTTTTTCCTAATTTTCCAAAACCTGAATATACTGGAATTTTAAATGCGGGAGGATTTGTTCCCGCGAATGTGATCCCCGAAAAATATTCTAAAAGAGGACCGATACATTTTACTTTCGGACCGGAAGGTTTTTTCGGTTTCGCTGCTTGCGGAAATACGGAAGATACTTCCTGGATGTGGTGGAGTAATATTCCTCGAGATAAGGAACTATCCAGAGAAGAAATGAATTCCTTAGACGATCGGTCTTGGAAAGAGAAAATATTAGAAATACATAAAGGATGGCACGATCCTATAGAAAGAATAATCCAGGCTTCTTCCATTATCCTAAAAGGGAATGTTCACGACCTGAGAAGTCTTCCTAAATGGGGAAACGAAAAAATTTTGTTAATAGGCGATGCAGCTCATGTAATGAGTCCACATACCGGCCAAGGGGCTTCTATGGCTTTGGAAGATTCTCATACTTTATTTTTACTTTTAGAAAGATCCGATTCGATTCAGAAAGCGTTTAGGGATTTCGAAACGATCAGAAGACCTAGAGTAGAAAGAATTATAGAGGAATCTAGAAGGAATGGGAACAGAAAGAAAAAGCTGAGTCCTGTGGGTTGTTGGATCAGAGATAGGATCCTAACCCTGGCCTTACCAAGTTTCGCTAAGAAAGGACAGGATTGGATGTACAATTACGAGGGAATCAAATAG
- a CDS encoding ricin-type beta-trefoil lectin domain protein has translation MKRSTTLLPRIVAAAFICAVSLVGAGCKDSSSNYDSLLFLVQSNGKSGGSLSADINYKAEYLTPAPLDQPSGIPFEGGGTKGKNGRSPIPVYAPKLQIDPQSWMSSGYLSKSNTQLRNICIPGTHDSGTYGIQGIDENISQTQEYTVGEQLSLGYRYFDLRIKKINGQFRIHHGSSVSVPAQEVFQHLSTFVNNRKKEIVFVHIQNVNSMNDAEHYELKDQLVLPYLGSRMAPRYLGNSVNFSQLWDLDKNVILIWGGGNYSALSELYWNQGQTMKSDWQNTGSESDLVNGLRARIKDNREGKFYVAQMILTPNAAQIIFPPYWGSIQDLTNDKLDHASFVYDLDREAKKSGQRLNIAMVDFAGPRFSQYAFEACMDVNDLEPRYFTLKSKQSNLCLDVSNSSTENNARVQVWNCNGTNAQKWFYEHSTSYLRSKLNTDKCLDNGAENWNGGKIVLWDCKDMNNMRFDFYDDSMRVRQNQSIAVDANGSTSGSLVSQWTWHGGNNQRWEKNYESPYFALVNQASNLCLDVSNSSTANGARIQVYNCNGTDAQKWYYDAGNSFLRSKLNPYKCMDNGGETRNGGKIALWDCKDMNNMRFDFVGDTIRNRINSLYAVDASANSNGSLVHQWEFHNGSNQRWKKSY, from the coding sequence ATGAAAAGATCCACGACTCTTCTTCCTCGAATCGTTGCTGCCGCATTTATTTGCGCTGTGTCCCTAGTCGGGGCGGGATGTAAAGATTCCTCCTCAAACTACGATTCCTTGCTATTTTTAGTCCAATCCAACGGTAAATCCGGTGGTTCTCTTTCGGCTGACATAAATTACAAGGCAGAATACCTAACCCCAGCTCCTTTGGACCAACCAAGCGGGATCCCTTTCGAGGGCGGGGGCACTAAAGGCAAAAACGGGAGAAGCCCGATTCCTGTATATGCTCCAAAACTGCAAATCGATCCGCAGTCTTGGATGAGCAGCGGATACTTGTCCAAATCTAATACTCAGCTAAGAAACATTTGTATTCCAGGAACGCATGACTCGGGAACTTATGGGATCCAGGGAATTGACGAGAATATTTCACAAACCCAAGAATACACGGTAGGGGAACAATTATCTCTCGGGTATCGTTACTTCGACCTTAGGATCAAAAAAATAAACGGACAATTTCGTATCCATCACGGGTCCAGCGTTTCCGTTCCGGCTCAGGAAGTATTTCAACATCTTTCCACGTTCGTGAATAATCGTAAGAAAGAGATCGTGTTCGTACATATCCAAAACGTGAACAGTATGAACGATGCGGAACATTATGAACTGAAAGACCAGTTGGTTCTTCCTTATTTAGGTTCCAGAATGGCTCCACGTTATTTAGGAAATTCAGTTAACTTTTCCCAACTTTGGGACTTGGATAAGAACGTAATCCTGATCTGGGGCGGTGGAAATTATTCCGCTTTGTCCGAACTGTATTGGAACCAAGGCCAAACAATGAAGAGCGATTGGCAGAATACCGGAAGTGAATCCGACCTAGTCAACGGACTAAGGGCCCGCATCAAGGATAATAGAGAGGGGAAATTTTACGTAGCTCAGATGATCCTCACTCCTAATGCGGCTCAGATCATTTTCCCTCCGTACTGGGGAAGTATACAAGATCTTACCAATGATAAATTGGATCATGCAAGTTTCGTTTATGATTTGGATAGAGAAGCTAAAAAATCGGGACAACGTTTGAATATCGCGATGGTGGACTTTGCAGGCCCTCGTTTTTCACAATATGCTTTCGAAGCTTGTATGGATGTGAACGATTTGGAACCGAGATACTTTACTTTAAAAAGTAAACAATCCAATCTATGTTTAGATGTAAGCAATAGCAGCACTGAGAATAATGCTCGTGTTCAAGTTTGGAATTGTAACGGAACTAACGCTCAAAAATGGTTCTATGAACATTCCACAAGTTATCTCAGAAGTAAATTGAATACTGACAAGTGTTTGGATAATGGGGCGGAGAATTGGAACGGAGGAAAAATCGTCCTCTGGGATTGTAAAGATATGAATAATATGAGATTCGATTTTTACGACGATTCTATGCGAGTTAGGCAGAATCAATCCATCGCGGTGGATGCGAACGGTTCTACCAGCGGTTCCTTGGTCAGTCAATGGACCTGGCATGGCGGAAATAATCAACGTTGGGAGAAAAATTACGAATCTCCTTACTTCGCTTTGGTTAACCAAGCCTCTAATCTCTGTTTGGATGTAAGCAATAGCAGCACTGCAAACGGAGCAAGGATCCAAGTTTATAACTGTAACGGAACGGATGCTCAAAAATGGTATTACGATGCAGGAAACAGTTTCCTCAGAAGCAAACTGAATCCATATAAATGTATGGATAACGGTGGAGAAACTCGTAACGGAGGAAAGATCGCTCTCTGGGATTGTAAGGACATGAATAATATGAGATTCGATTTCGTGGGAGATACTATCCGAAATCGTATCAATTCGTTATATGCTGTAGACGCTTCAGCGAATAGCAACGGCTCTTTGGTTCACCAATGGGAATTCCATAACGGCAGCAACCAACGCTGGAAAAAATCATATTAA
- a CDS encoding DUF4442 domain-containing protein produces the protein MKLYPSDKNESLSSWWLRFRLNHWPCLWCTGGKIQFISSDMRELHVSLKKNLRTLNRVGTIYGGSIYSSVDPYYMLMMMWILGPDYVVWDKAAKVKFVRPILDKVKIRFLITEELIQKTKQDILEKGEIVFDLPAKYEDEEGNVYATFEKTIYAASKEFYEKKLAAKNITSAFKPGKRS, from the coding sequence ATGAAATTATATCCGAGCGATAAAAATGAATCTCTATCTTCTTGGTGGTTACGTTTTCGTTTGAACCATTGGCCTTGTTTGTGGTGTACCGGGGGGAAAATACAATTCATCTCTTCCGATATGAGAGAGCTTCATGTTAGCCTAAAAAAAAATTTACGTACATTAAATCGAGTAGGAACAATTTACGGGGGAAGTATCTATAGCTCCGTTGATCCGTATTATATGTTGATGATGATGTGGATTCTCGGGCCGGATTATGTGGTATGGGACAAGGCTGCAAAAGTAAAATTTGTCCGTCCCATTCTTGACAAAGTGAAGATCCGATTTTTGATCACGGAAGAATTGATCCAAAAAACGAAACAAGATATATTAGAAAAAGGTGAAATTGTTTTCGATCTTCCTGCAAAGTACGAGGACGAAGAAGGAAACGTATACGCCACTTTCGAAAAGACGATCTACGCCGCTTCCAAGGAATTTTATGAGAAAAAGCTGGCCGCTAAAAACATAACATCCGCTTTTAAGCCCGGCAAAAGAAGTTAA
- a CDS encoding diguanylate cyclase translates to MSFSPKNYWIRNPNFLENQEDAILISDNKGKLLDSNSQAKELGFVPEKNDLKQSSWYPKLSQADSKEHSHLTLHLTSGKKRFICRTIPILIDEKEPAKAFYFRDITEKTFLEAKAKRYEALFRRRENKIKELEIRDKLTGLFNREYMIESFLAELHRAERSGTTIGVVFFDIDGVKEINETFGNSGGDLLLKEMGRILLENSRRSDIASRIGGEKFLLLLPGAHKNIVLERAEKIKRLFSEYSSNGSWGKVKITVSLGVAMYPEDGSTYDILLQKVQTGNF, encoded by the coding sequence ATGTCTTTTTCTCCTAAAAACTACTGGATCCGAAATCCGAACTTTCTGGAAAACCAGGAGGATGCGATCCTAATCTCCGATAATAAGGGAAAACTTTTGGATTCAAATTCTCAGGCGAAAGAACTTGGGTTTGTTCCCGAAAAAAATGACCTGAAACAATCTTCTTGGTATCCGAAACTCTCACAAGCGGATTCCAAAGAACATTCTCATCTTACCTTGCACCTTACTTCGGGTAAAAAAAGATTTATATGCAGGACAATTCCAATCCTTATAGATGAAAAAGAACCTGCAAAAGCGTTCTATTTTAGGGACATCACAGAAAAGACATTTTTAGAAGCCAAGGCAAAAAGATACGAAGCCCTTTTTCGACGAAGAGAAAACAAAATTAAAGAATTAGAGATCCGTGATAAACTCACAGGGCTTTTTAATCGAGAATATATGATCGAATCTTTCCTTGCGGAACTGCATAGAGCGGAAAGAAGTGGGACCACCATCGGAGTGGTTTTTTTTGATATAGACGGTGTAAAAGAGATCAACGAGACTTTCGGTAATAGCGGAGGAGACCTCCTTCTGAAAGAAATGGGTAGGATACTTTTGGAAAATTCCAGAAGAAGTGATATCGCTTCTCGGATCGGAGGTGAAAAATTCTTACTCCTTCTTCCCGGAGCGCACAAGAATATTGTTTTGGAAAGAGCGGAGAAAATCAAAAGATTATTTTCGGAGTATAGCTCCAACGGTTCTTGGGGAAAAGTGAAAATTACCGTCTCCTTGGGAGTGGCAATGTATCCGGAAGACGGTTCCACATACGATATTCTTCTGCAAAAAGTCCAAACAGGAAACTTCTAA